The window TATATGGAACTCTGTGCAGTGTTTTTCCAGCAGAGGCTTGCGAGACGATTGGAGGAGACGCCTGTGCTGCCGAGATGTATCCGGAAGTGAAGCTGACACCAGAAGCCGATGGGAACGAGCCAAGGACTGCCTCAGAAAATGTAGATCGAGAGTACTACGAGTACAACAGCCCTAAGACGTATATGCTTGTAACTCCCCCATATTCATGGTTTTGCTGATTAGCTTTTGATACAGTAGAAAGGGTCTTTTTGAGAGTGGTTGTCCCATATcggaaaaatataaagaatatTTTGGGTATATAAGATGATTGAACTCATGATATTtatcagctcgagctttttagtgaaaattttacgCGTCTAATGCTTTACGTGGCTGTATCTGGCATATGCAGGGTGTTCCCCGGAGAAGCTTGCGATGATCTCGGAGGAGAATTCTGCGGGGCCGACTATCAAAAGGGAGTCTACTGAGTCAACAGCTTATAGTCTGGGAGATTAACGCGAATGTCTATGTGCTACATATTTCTTGTCGATCTGGCTTTCTTGTATTGTAAATCTGGCTTTCATGTGATAATGTACCTGACTGAGTTAATGAAGGGTGCTCGCTTCTCAGTTTGGTATCCGATCTGATGAAGTTCGTAGCATGTCACGATTGAAGAGGGCGCCAATCAAATAAGATTGCTATACTTTGTAGTTAACGTTCTTCGCTCCTAACCACACATCGCTGACCTTATCTTGCCCAAATCAAACAAAACTGAAGCGTTAGTTGGAAGTT of the Punica granatum isolate Tunisia-2019 chromosome 6, ASM765513v2, whole genome shotgun sequence genome contains:
- the LOC116212285 gene encoding light-regulated protein, chloroplastic-like, giving the protein MQAAIFSVSQPLPLLKPTKTLASPWKSIPRLRASRPPTIRAVAGSNDPSAVDYSSTTSVFPAEACETIGGDACAAEMYPEVKLTPEADGNEPRTASENVDREYYEYNSPKTYMLLELFSENFTRLMLYVAVSGICRVFPGEACDDLGGEFCGADYQKGVY